The proteins below come from a single Desulfovibrio sp. genomic window:
- a CDS encoding XRE family transcriptional regulator: protein MPDYETISATEAMRLAKDVSGMTVDEISKASGITVGIIRQYLERDGGYNPAIDKVPALCRAMGNNILIQWIMAQADTRAAHNDIPPATSRAEVLTAVARVSATLGDAQRRLADSELRGIDPECARDVRGLMSDVIEDCRVVMAKLLPIAKYRDRSQCEPLLSKAHHDSEAKRPKSWWRFWS, encoded by the coding sequence ATGCCAGATTACGAAACAATAAGCGCGACAGAAGCCATGCGACTTGCCAAGGATGTTTCCGGCATGACCGTAGATGAGATTTCTAAGGCGTCTGGGATCACTGTTGGCATCATACGTCAGTATTTAGAGCGCGATGGTGGCTATAATCCAGCGATTGATAAAGTCCCCGCTCTTTGCCGCGCCATGGGCAACAACATCCTCATTCAGTGGATCATGGCCCAGGCTGACACCCGCGCAGCCCACAATGACATTCCCCCTGCGACCTCTCGCGCCGAAGTGCTGACGGCTGTTGCCCGCGTCTCTGCGACCTTGGGCGACGCACAACGCCGCCTCGCAGACTCAGAACTTCGTGGCATTGACCCTGAGTGCGCCAGAGACGTGCGCGGCCTCATGTCCGATGTGATTGAAGACTGCCGAGTCGTAATGGCAAAGCTGCTGCCCATCGCCAAGTATCGAGACAGGTCGCAGTGCGAACCGCTGTTGAGCAAGGCTCACCATGATTCAGAGGCCAAGCGGCCCAAGTCATGGTGGAGGTTCTGGTCATAA
- the terL gene encoding phage terminase large subunit produces MLFAKASEVELDELRKACEADLLTFSAVMFKARMCQQFLVNWHHAQIADSLMAVYRGEIKNLLITMPPGGTKTELGVIHFIAWCFARSQYCRFLHLSGSKELALLNSETVREIVTLEEFQALWPRKVKNDSRAKNRWNLEIMGRTTGGLYATSSGGQVTGFRAGYIRPGFTGAIIIDDPLKADDIWSKAKRQTVNRKLTGTIRSRRATADHTPIIMIMQRLHEDDPAAHAISGDLAVDFTHIEIKAVLDEDTPDERSYWEEKESLESLLKLKEKDPYTFSAQYQQCPTPAGGAMIKTPWVQQYSVLPEVHTVLYVFDTALKAAETNDFSVMSFWGLAGINVYLLDLLRGKWEVPDLEPLAIEFLESHRPKGPKRPRIRGAVIEDKASGTGLIQGLRRKTALRDIPIIAKQRSTDKVSRVNNVLSFIRAGQLWVPESAESAPWLTPYISELAAFSPAMTHQHDDQVDVTVDALEELLQSGGGVSEGMDLS; encoded by the coding sequence ATGCTGTTTGCCAAGGCGAGTGAGGTTGAACTGGACGAACTGCGCAAAGCTTGTGAAGCAGACCTGCTTACGTTCTCTGCGGTCATGTTCAAGGCCAGGATGTGTCAGCAGTTCCTGGTGAACTGGCATCATGCCCAGATTGCCGACTCGCTTATGGCTGTATACCGAGGTGAGATCAAGAACCTGCTGATAACCATGCCCCCAGGCGGCACAAAGACCGAACTCGGCGTGATCCACTTTATCGCGTGGTGCTTCGCGCGCAGCCAGTATTGCCGGTTCCTGCACCTCTCTGGCTCAAAGGAATTGGCCCTGCTCAACTCGGAAACTGTACGCGAAATCGTCACGCTCGAAGAATTTCAGGCGTTGTGGCCACGGAAGGTAAAAAACGACAGCAGAGCCAAGAACCGTTGGAACCTTGAGATCATGGGACGCACCACTGGCGGCCTGTATGCCACGAGTTCCGGCGGCCAGGTCACTGGCTTCCGTGCTGGCTACATTCGCCCGGGGTTCACCGGCGCAATCATCATCGATGACCCGCTCAAAGCCGACGACATCTGGAGCAAGGCAAAGCGTCAGACCGTTAACCGCAAGCTGACAGGCACAATCCGCAGCCGTCGGGCTACAGCGGATCACACGCCGATCATCATGATTATGCAGCGGCTCCATGAGGATGATCCGGCGGCTCATGCCATATCTGGCGACCTGGCCGTGGATTTCACGCATATCGAGATCAAAGCGGTCTTGGACGAGGACACGCCAGACGAGCGCAGCTACTGGGAAGAGAAGGAAAGTTTGGAATCGCTCCTGAAGCTCAAGGAGAAAGACCCATACACGTTCAGCGCGCAGTATCAGCAGTGCCCCACACCTGCGGGCGGCGCCATGATCAAGACGCCCTGGGTGCAGCAATACTCTGTGCTGCCAGAGGTGCATACCGTTCTGTACGTCTTTGATACCGCCCTGAAAGCAGCAGAGACAAACGACTTTTCAGTGATGAGCTTTTGGGGGCTGGCTGGAATCAACGTCTACCTCCTCGACCTCCTGCGCGGCAAATGGGAGGTGCCAGACCTTGAACCATTGGCTATCGAGTTCCTTGAAAGCCACAGGCCCAAAGGGCCAAAGCGCCCACGCATTCGTGGTGCCGTTATCGAAGACAAGGCCAGTGGAACGGGTCTGATTCAAGGACTCAGGCGCAAAACAGCCCTGCGGGACATCCCGATCATTGCCAAGCAGCGCAGCACAGACAAGGTAAGCAGGGTCAATAACGTCCTGTCCTTCATCCGCGCAGGGCAATTATGGGTGCCTGAATCTGCCGAAAGCGCGCCATGGTTGACGCCGTACATAAGCGAGCTTGCCGCTTTTTCACCAGCCATGACGCATCAACACGATGACCAAGTGGACGTAACAGTAGATGCCCTCGAAGAACTGCTGCAATCCGGCGGCGGCGTTAGCGAAGGCATGGACCTTTCTTAG
- a CDS encoding glycosyl hydrolase 108 family protein, which yields MADNFSIAHKFTLSWEGGESDDAADRGGFTKFGVSTAFLTDIASTQAGRDVLERMGVILPVTRNTIRNLTKSLAASLFRWQMWDTLKLDLIPLRPAVVLYDAAVNSGPKQSVKFAQRGYNACVTYGQPLDADGIMGPATRKAMQQADTEKIIMAMLDQREQFYRDLVAAKPSQEVFLNGWLNRVADLRRYVRGL from the coding sequence ATGGCCGACAATTTCAGCATTGCACACAAGTTCACCCTCTCATGGGAAGGCGGCGAATCTGATGATGCCGCAGACCGTGGCGGTTTCACCAAGTTTGGTGTCTCCACGGCATTTCTGACGGACATTGCCTCCACTCAGGCGGGGCGTGATGTCCTTGAGCGCATGGGCGTTATCCTGCCCGTCACTCGCAATACCATTCGCAATCTGACTAAATCCTTGGCTGCCAGCCTGTTCCGTTGGCAGATGTGGGATACCCTCAAACTCGACCTCATTCCCTTGCGTCCCGCCGTCGTGCTTTACGACGCTGCCGTCAACAGCGGCCCCAAGCAGTCTGTGAAATTTGCCCAGCGTGGCTACAACGCCTGCGTTACCTACGGGCAGCCGTTGGATGCCGACGGGATTATGGGCCCGGCAACTCGCAAGGCCATGCAGCAGGCTGACACGGAAAAAATCATCATGGCCATGCTCGACCAACGTGAGCAGTTCTACCGCGATCTTGTGGCAGCCAAACCCAGCCAGGAAGTGTTCCTCAACGGCTGGCTCAATCGCGTTGCTGACCTGCGCCGTTACGTCAGGGGGCTGTGA
- a CDS encoding N4-gp56 family major capsid protein gives MPITTTGDISYRTAGYMSKELLKRAQPLLCVTRLGHPKPLPKNSTRTIKFRGYQHIASQPKVLVEGVTPEASKPEFRDVFCTVEQYGDWVELTDVIKDTHEDPILNEFTDMLGEQSAIMLERVTIGKVLAGTNVYYSGTTGGVIATKRSSVNKPLNINLQRSVRRGLERQLAKPITKIVSASPNFNTSPIPQGFIAVCHTDLDSDIRDMPGFIPVEKYAQQQILPGEIGTVENIRYVGTTLLEPFADAGAASEAGQKAVLSTSGACADVYPILFFGQDAFGVIPLAREKSGASPITPMVLNPGVPRSGDPLGQRGSVSWKAYHGAVILYDFYMARVEVAASAL, from the coding sequence ATGCCTATTACTACCACCGGCGACATCTCGTACCGCACTGCTGGTTACATGTCGAAAGAGCTTCTCAAGCGGGCTCAGCCCCTGCTCTGTGTAACCCGCCTTGGGCATCCCAAGCCGCTGCCCAAGAACTCCACACGAACCATCAAGTTCCGCGGCTATCAGCACATTGCCAGCCAGCCCAAAGTGTTGGTTGAAGGCGTGACCCCTGAGGCCAGCAAGCCTGAATTCAGGGATGTGTTCTGCACCGTTGAGCAGTATGGCGACTGGGTTGAATTGACTGACGTCATCAAGGACACCCACGAAGACCCCATTCTCAACGAATTCACTGACATGCTTGGCGAACAGAGCGCCATCATGTTGGAGCGCGTTACCATCGGCAAGGTGCTTGCCGGTACCAACGTCTACTACAGCGGGACCACCGGCGGCGTGATTGCGACGAAGCGCAGCAGCGTCAACAAGCCCCTGAACATCAACCTGCAGCGTAGCGTGCGCCGTGGCCTTGAACGGCAGTTGGCAAAGCCGATCACCAAGATTGTGAGCGCGTCTCCCAATTTCAACACGTCGCCTATTCCCCAGGGCTTTATCGCCGTTTGCCATACGGATTTGGACTCCGATATCCGCGACATGCCCGGCTTCATCCCTGTGGAAAAATACGCCCAGCAGCAGATCCTCCCTGGCGAAATCGGCACCGTGGAAAACATCCGCTACGTCGGCACCACGCTCCTTGAGCCGTTTGCTGACGCTGGCGCTGCGAGCGAAGCTGGCCAGAAGGCCGTTCTTTCTACGAGCGGCGCCTGCGCCGACGTCTACCCCATTCTCTTCTTCGGCCAGGACGCTTTTGGCGTCATTCCCCTGGCGCGTGAAAAGAGTGGTGCTTCTCCCATTACTCCCATGGTTCTTAACCCCGGCGTTCCCCGCAGTGGCGACCCCCTCGGTCAGCGC
- a CDS encoding RusA family crossover junction endodeoxyribonuclease, with product MKFVIPIKPTAQMRTAVGAIKLGNGKVRGNAHKKKEQVSNEETIKAFLAQHKPVRQINCSVMLGVKVFLPVQKNAPDWFNGTNSEFHAAALKHIVRPITKPDMDNFLKQIQDCITQMAIWRDDSLVVGYLSGTGKYYTDGTPRWEIEIQELSPDSYCIPGERQKASRKKTAGTSGQGALLC from the coding sequence ATGAAATTTGTCATCCCCATCAAGCCCACCGCACAAATGCGAACCGCCGTCGGCGCTATCAAGCTCGGCAACGGCAAGGTGCGCGGCAATGCCCACAAGAAGAAGGAGCAGGTAAGCAACGAGGAGACCATCAAGGCGTTCTTGGCTCAGCATAAGCCAGTGCGGCAGATAAACTGCTCGGTCATGCTTGGGGTGAAGGTCTTCCTGCCTGTGCAAAAGAATGCGCCTGATTGGTTCAATGGCACAAACAGTGAGTTTCACGCTGCGGCCCTGAAACACATTGTTCGCCCCATCACCAAGCCCGACATGGACAACTTTCTCAAGCAGATCCAGGACTGCATAACCCAGATGGCTATCTGGCGGGACGACTCCCTCGTTGTGGGCTACCTCAGCGGCACAGGCAAATACTACACCGACGGCACGCCACGTTGGGAAATTGAGATTCAGGAATTGAGCCCAGACAGCTACTGCATCCCCGGTGAAAGGCAGAAAGCCTCTCGCAAGAAAACGGCCGGCACTTCTGGCCAGGGAGCTTTGCTATGCTGA
- a CDS encoding MerR family transcriptional regulator, producing the protein METEKMLQISYVPKILRNMAEICEEMGVGEKTVKAWVKRGAPIAVEGDRRRVRYSAEAATLQCWRYSI; encoded by the coding sequence ATGGAGACGGAAAAGATGCTGCAAATCAGCTATGTGCCAAAGATACTGCGCAACATGGCTGAAATCTGCGAGGAAATGGGCGTGGGTGAGAAGACCGTTAAAGCCTGGGTCAAACGAGGTGCGCCAATCGCTGTTGAGGGCGACAGGCGCAGGGTGAGATATAGTGCGGAGGCCGCAACGTTGCAGTGCTGGAGATATAGCATATAA
- a CDS encoding nucleoside 2-deoxyribosyltransferase, with amino-acid sequence MEKYTIYQAGPLFTEAEQAWHKALSARLRDAGHEVIWPGDLLTDEQIQNAGANASALIFDTCRLGIERSTCVVALLDGTQVDDGTAWEIGYAYAKGLPIYGIRTDFRHAGETRHSTVNSMIEGCLSRLVRDCETLVALLEKGLEYNKK; translated from the coding sequence ATGGAAAAATATACAATATATCAGGCAGGCCCGTTATTCACAGAGGCTGAGCAGGCATGGCACAAAGCCCTGTCAGCGCGCCTTAGAGACGCCGGACACGAGGTGATCTGGCCTGGTGATCTTCTGACCGATGAGCAAATTCAAAATGCGGGGGCAAATGCCTCCGCATTAATTTTTGATACCTGTAGACTAGGAATTGAACGCAGCACATGCGTTGTGGCCCTGCTTGATGGAACACAGGTTGACGACGGTACGGCATGGGAAATCGGCTATGCCTACGCCAAGGGGCTGCCCATTTACGGGATACGCACGGATTTTCGGCATGCAGGAGAAACCCGGCATAGCACAGTGAACAGCATGATAGAGGGGTGTTTGTCGCGGCTGGTGAGAGACTGCGAAACTTTAGTGGCGTTGTTAGAAAAAGGTCTTGAGTATAATAAAAAGTGA
- the bet gene encoding phage recombination protein Bet, with translation MSNVPATQNNNSGNQAIFARFATRFGLDSNKVSGILKNTAFKTSSSQGVTDEQMAALLVVADQFNLNPFVKEIYAFPDSNGRGIVPIVPIDGWTRIANEHPQYDGVEFCYAEETVPHGGRKCPAWIEAVIYRKDRSRPTRVREYLEECAKNSGPWNSHPQRMLRHKAFMQCCRVAFSFGGVYDEDEGERIASARLVEMPNGMPASIDITPDAKALPTGEEFEGIILQAGFGDQRDKVDAYLHVCAQHFQSSIDEVKAEVVRHPDNFIKTFPAWLKSAEQQKNGQASAAAKPQDAKEEDRTFPCPNKDNALVDDEDCFHCKEREGCPGRA, from the coding sequence ATGAGCAATGTACCCGCCACCCAGAACAACAATTCTGGCAATCAGGCTATTTTCGCCCGCTTCGCCACTCGTTTTGGTCTCGATTCGAACAAGGTTTCGGGCATTCTGAAAAATACTGCCTTCAAAACTTCCAGCAGCCAGGGAGTTACAGACGAACAGATGGCCGCGCTGCTCGTCGTGGCCGATCAGTTTAACCTGAACCCGTTCGTTAAGGAAATCTACGCTTTTCCGGACTCCAACGGCCGGGGCATCGTGCCCATCGTGCCCATTGACGGGTGGACACGCATCGCCAATGAACACCCGCAGTATGACGGCGTAGAGTTCTGCTACGCCGAGGAGACCGTGCCCCACGGCGGCAGGAAATGCCCGGCCTGGATTGAAGCTGTAATTTATCGCAAGGACCGTTCCCGCCCGACCAGAGTTAGAGAATATCTGGAAGAGTGCGCAAAAAACTCCGGCCCCTGGAACAGTCACCCGCAACGCATGCTCAGGCATAAGGCGTTCATGCAGTGCTGCCGTGTCGCCTTCTCCTTCGGCGGTGTTTACGACGAGGACGAGGGCGAACGCATTGCCAGCGCCCGCCTCGTCGAGATGCCGAACGGCATGCCTGCTTCCATCGACATCACTCCGGACGCCAAGGCACTGCCCACCGGCGAAGAGTTCGAAGGCATCATTCTACAGGCTGGCTTCGGAGATCAGCGGGACAAAGTAGATGCGTACCTGCATGTCTGCGCGCAGCACTTTCAGTCATCCATTGATGAAGTGAAGGCGGAGGTCGTTCGCCATCCCGACAATTTCATTAAGACTTTCCCCGCCTGGCTCAAAAGCGCAGAGCAGCAAAAAAATGGGCAAGCCTCTGCTGCGGCCAAGCCTCAGGATGCGAAGGAAGAGGACCGTACCTTCCCTTGCCCCAACAAGGATAACGCCCTTGTTGATGACGAGGATTGCTTCCACTGCAAAGAACGCGAAGGCTGCCCAGGCCGCGCATAA
- a CDS encoding ASCH domain-containing protein: MLFSVLSIRQPWAALIVNGIKDLENRNWRLPEKYRNCTVLVHASAKPAFDQHAAQLEIVARGLPMEILHSTTLCGCIVGAVQFTGCLASSAGNQQSAWADQSSKFWWMIGKALPLPPMPAIGKLKFWQFDYPHRASWPQEADE, encoded by the coding sequence ATGCTATTCTCGGTACTTTCCATTAGACAGCCTTGGGCGGCGCTAATCGTCAACGGCATCAAAGACCTCGAGAACCGCAACTGGCGTCTGCCGGAAAAATACCGCAATTGCACGGTGCTGGTGCATGCCAGCGCAAAGCCCGCATTTGATCAGCATGCTGCGCAGCTTGAAATAGTTGCGCGTGGTTTGCCAATGGAAATTTTGCACTCCACAACGCTTTGCGGCTGCATCGTCGGGGCTGTGCAGTTCACAGGCTGCTTGGCGTCGAGCGCTGGCAACCAGCAATCGGCATGGGCCGACCAATCCTCAAAATTCTGGTGGATGATCGGCAAGGCTTTGCCCCTGCCGCCGATGCCTGCCATTGGCAAACTGAAATTCTGGCAATTCGATTACCCTCACAGAGCTTCGTGGCCACAGGAGGCCGATGAATGA
- a CDS encoding PD-(D/E)XK nuclease family protein, translating into MFPSVTTVLAPFGGIEELKRRFPAVIERAAVRGTAVHGYCEDAAKGLFVMGVPAEYRGYFDSFMHWLADVEEVVATELRIMDTALGFHGQMDIICRMKGDSALSLWDYKTPDHVSPTWGPQIAAYTHLAHLDGYPVERAGMVRLRKTGRPPLVTEYTKSLRRHWNVYVSALNVYNAFIAPKGRKI; encoded by the coding sequence ATGTTTCCCTCAGTGACAACTGTTCTCGCGCCGTTCGGGGGTATTGAGGAGCTGAAACGCCGATTTCCCGCCGTCATCGAACGCGCTGCTGTGCGTGGAACAGCTGTACACGGATACTGCGAAGATGCGGCAAAGGGTCTGTTCGTCATGGGTGTACCCGCAGAATACCGGGGATATTTCGACAGTTTCATGCACTGGCTGGCCGATGTTGAGGAAGTGGTGGCGACCGAGCTGCGGATTATGGACACGGCACTCGGGTTTCACGGGCAGATGGACATAATTTGCCGCATGAAAGGTGATTCGGCGCTGTCGCTCTGGGACTACAAAACTCCGGACCATGTATCGCCCACATGGGGCCCGCAAATAGCCGCATACACACACCTTGCCCATCTTGACGGCTACCCGGTCGAGCGCGCGGGTATGGTGCGCCTGCGTAAAACAGGACGCCCGCCCCTGGTCACTGAATACACAAAATCACTACGCCGGCATTGGAACGTCTATGTTTCGGCGCTCAACGTTTACAACGCTTTCATAGCCCCCAAAGGGAGGAAGATATGA
- a CDS encoding DNA adenine methylase, translating into MAITNSPLRYPGGKSSITPFLKEVIRLNDLTGGVYIEPYAGGAGAALNLLFDGIVKRIVINDFDPCVYSFWKAILHYTDDFIKRINSIQLNISEWHNQKNILINSSQHTLFNVGFATFYLNRCNRSGILMAGPIGGLQQKGQYPISARFNKKALIDKISRIAQFKNNIDVYNLDALELIKYIVPSFKDNVLIYLDPPYYEKGSQLYLNAYTHQNHASLANLLINEQKNRAWVLTYDDTKEVRHLYHSDWVGTYNLNYFAHHAKKGNELVIAPPQVILPAEVSIKYGLNQSSSSRHISTIG; encoded by the coding sequence ATGGCCATAACGAATTCACCACTTCGCTACCCAGGGGGAAAATCATCCATTACCCCCTTCCTTAAAGAGGTCATTCGGTTGAATGACCTTACAGGTGGTGTATACATTGAACCATATGCAGGCGGAGCGGGAGCTGCGTTAAATTTACTCTTTGATGGCATTGTAAAACGCATAGTAATCAACGATTTTGATCCATGCGTTTACTCATTTTGGAAAGCAATCCTGCACTACACAGACGACTTTATAAAACGAATTAATAGCATTCAGCTCAACATATCCGAGTGGCACAATCAAAAAAATATATTAATAAACTCTTCACAGCACACGCTTTTTAATGTGGGTTTTGCTACTTTTTATCTTAATAGATGTAATCGTTCTGGGATTTTAATGGCTGGGCCTATTGGAGGTCTACAGCAAAAAGGACAATACCCTATTAGCGCACGCTTTAACAAAAAAGCACTCATTGATAAAATTTCTCGCATTGCACAGTTCAAGAATAATATAGACGTATACAACTTGGACGCCCTTGAACTTATTAAATACATCGTTCCTTCTTTTAAAGATAATGTCCTAATCTATCTTGACCCTCCATACTATGAGAAAGGCAGCCAACTGTATTTAAATGCATACACGCATCAGAACCATGCATCCTTAGCGAATCTTTTAATTAATGAACAGAAAAATCGCGCATGGGTATTAACTTATGACGACACCAAAGAAGTGCGTCATCTCTATCACAGTGATTGGGTCGGAACTTACAATTTAAATTATTTTGCCCACCACGCAAAAAAGGGGAACGAACTTGTCATCGCCCCCCCTCAAGTGATACTTCCCGCAGAAGTGTCCATTAAATATGGACTCAATCAATCTTCTTCTTCAAGACACATCTCCACTATTGGTTGA
- a CDS encoding BrnT family toxin: protein MDEIIFSVGMQVEFDDDKDEINRKKHKFSLNCAQDIVDSIILFGKDHYIMSDGYIENEEQRYMMLTEYRDDIVLIAFTWRNGTMRAISFRKANPKEVGIFNDHVG from the coding sequence ATGGATGAAATTATCTTTTCCGTGGGAATGCAGGTTGAATTTGACGATGATAAAGATGAAATTAACCGCAAAAAACACAAGTTTTCATTAAACTGTGCCCAAGATATTGTTGATTCGATTATTCTGTTTGGAAAAGATCATTATATAATGAGCGATGGATACATAGAAAATGAAGAGCAGAGATATATGATGCTCACTGAATATCGAGACGATATTGTTTTGATCGCTTTTACTTGGCGAAATGGTACGATGAGGGCTATATCGTTTAGAAAAGCTAACCCCAAAGAAGTTGGCATTTTCAATGATCATGTCGGGTAA
- a CDS encoding S24 family peptidase translates to MGKFEETVLEILEAAIEKYGTAAALSQATGVSTANISRWRKGRTPRVGEVAPILEAMGANLTLPTSEPAKDVCFVHAKVMPAGEHIAPPQSEQYIAAPLVGEVGAGPGYFAQEEVESWFLVYKNVPAIMHRRNLIAVEIGPISTSMQPLLNPGDIVLVDRDDQDVEHPGHIMLVRDPDGAGMIKRVALNKDGSDWSLQYYSDNAAKNPPMTFKLGEDYDGDITKAVVGRVIWAWSDVRNK, encoded by the coding sequence ATGGGAAAATTCGAAGAAACAGTGCTGGAAATTCTTGAGGCGGCCATTGAAAAATATGGCACTGCGGCAGCTTTGTCACAAGCAACTGGGGTTTCCACGGCAAACATAAGCCGCTGGCGAAAAGGGCGCACTCCGCGCGTGGGTGAAGTCGCCCCCATCCTTGAAGCCATGGGCGCTAATCTTACGCTTCCAACCAGTGAGCCAGCCAAAGACGTTTGCTTCGTCCACGCTAAGGTTATGCCTGCTGGTGAGCACATCGCACCGCCTCAGTCAGAACAATATATTGCCGCCCCCCTAGTGGGCGAGGTCGGGGCCGGGCCGGGGTACTTTGCGCAGGAAGAGGTGGAGAGCTGGTTTTTGGTCTACAAAAATGTTCCCGCCATTATGCACAGGCGAAATCTCATAGCCGTAGAAATCGGCCCCATCTCCACGTCAATGCAACCGTTGCTGAACCCTGGTGACATCGTGCTCGTTGACCGTGACGATCAGGATGTGGAGCATCCCGGCCACATCATGCTTGTGCGCGATCCTGACGGTGCGGGCATGATTAAGCGAGTGGCACTCAATAAGGATGGAAGTGATTGGTCGCTCCAATACTACAGCGATAATGCCGCCAAAAATCCGCCCATGACTTTTAAGCTGGGCGAGGATTACGATGGCGACATCACTAAGGCCGTTGTGGGCAGGGTGATCTGGGCGTGGTCGGACGTGAGGAATAAGTAA
- a CDS encoding GIY-YIG nuclease family protein — MKGFVYIMTNKAMPNIFKIGYSQKDPAIRAEELETTGIPHPFVVEYEALVDEPYEIEQKVHSALADDNEGKEWFNCSYAKCVSAIRECSVGKIYYEFSIKEKIESERRAEEEKLKQREFEKLSEQKRQEYLLWLEKENSRKELEAEENLKRLEASKIESENKLREFLFIKLKPVRLVYSGICLLAVLLAVLLATLLFDGVLCFTVLLAFLFFSWVIYLYVFDSYKSTFEQEFKDQLDAESP, encoded by the coding sequence ATGAAAGGTTTCGTTTATATAATGACCAACAAGGCCATGCCCAATATTTTTAAAATTGGGTATTCCCAAAAAGATCCTGCAATAAGGGCAGAGGAGCTTGAAACAACGGGTATACCTCATCCGTTCGTTGTTGAGTATGAAGCTTTGGTTGATGAGCCATATGAAATTGAACAGAAAGTTCATTCTGCATTGGCAGATGATAATGAAGGTAAAGAGTGGTTTAACTGCTCTTATGCAAAATGCGTTTCAGCGATAAGAGAATGCTCTGTTGGAAAAATTTATTATGAATTTTCAATAAAAGAAAAAATTGAATCAGAAAGAAGAGCTGAGGAGGAAAAATTAAAGCAACGAGAATTTGAAAAATTGTCTGAACAGAAAAGACAAGAATATTTATTGTGGCTTGAGAAAGAAAATAGCCGTAAGGAGCTTGAAGCTGAAGAGAATTTGAAGAGGTTAGAAGCGTCCAAAATTGAATCAGAAAATAAACTGAGAGAATTTTTATTTATTAAGCTTAAGCCTGTCAGATTAGTCTACTCTGGCATTTGTTTGTTGGCAGTATTGTTGGCAGTATTGTTGGCAACTTTGTTGTTTGATGGAGTTCTCTGTTTCACTGTTTTGTTAGCATTCCTCTTTTTCTCTTGGGTTATATATTTATATGTCTTTGATAGTTATAAATCTACATTCGAGCAGGAATTCAAAGATCAGCTTGATGCTGAATCTCCTTAA